In the Kribbella sp. NBC_00482 genome, one interval contains:
- a CDS encoding MarR family winged helix-turn-helix transcriptional regulator: MTSSRPSLDATQLGAYFALIEASSLLRHAVEQQLREAGDLSYVQFQLLATLGDSPTGSRRMTDLADGVVYSRSGLTYQAQTLEKRGLVTRTQSSDDERSITVTITDEGRAVLAGVFPGHIAVLGDLLFAPLSRSDIETLADVLGRTRDHMRQTPPRSAAPRRRKPKEGPS; encoded by the coding sequence ATGACCTCCTCGCGACCCTCGCTGGATGCCACGCAGCTGGGCGCCTACTTCGCCCTCATCGAGGCGAGCAGCCTGCTGAGGCACGCCGTCGAGCAGCAGTTGCGGGAGGCCGGGGATCTCAGCTACGTGCAGTTCCAGCTCCTGGCCACCCTCGGCGACTCTCCGACGGGCAGCCGACGGATGACCGATCTCGCCGACGGCGTCGTCTACAGCCGCAGCGGACTGACCTACCAGGCCCAGACGCTGGAGAAGCGGGGCCTCGTGACCCGGACGCAGTCCTCCGACGACGAGCGCAGCATCACCGTCACCATCACCGACGAGGGACGCGCCGTACTCGCAGGTGTCTTCCCGGGCCACATAGCCGTCCTGGGCGACCTACTATTCGCCCCACTGTCGCGCTCCGACATCGAAACCCTCGCCGACGTCCTCGGTCGCACAAGAGACCACATGCGCCAGACTCCCCCGCGCTCCGCAGCACCACGCCGCCGCAAACCCAAGGAGGGCCCGTCATGA
- a CDS encoding VOC family protein, whose translation MKPATTVVSMPVTDLERTLRFCRDGLGLETAGIDGPMILIELPNLSLFLIERQEYAMYAGRGGMPDAGGPAPGACIISCAIGSKEEVDETVARAKLAGGSTPADPREYDGSYVGYVSDPDGHLWELVWNTRTEAAAK comes from the coding sequence ATGAAGCCAGCCACCACCGTCGTCTCGATGCCGGTCACCGATCTGGAGCGCACGCTGCGGTTCTGTCGCGACGGGCTGGGCCTGGAGACCGCGGGCATCGACGGACCGATGATCCTGATCGAGCTGCCGAACCTCTCACTGTTCCTCATCGAGCGGCAGGAGTACGCCATGTACGCCGGCCGCGGCGGTATGCCGGATGCTGGCGGTCCCGCTCCAGGCGCCTGCATCATCTCCTGCGCCATCGGGAGCAAGGAGGAGGTGGACGAAACCGTCGCGCGCGCCAAACTGGCCGGCGGATCGACGCCCGCCGATCCTCGGGAGTACGACGGGTCGTACGTCGGCTACGTCAGCGACCCCGACGGCCACCTGTGGGAACTCGTCTGGAACACACGGACCGAAGCAGCGGCCAAGTAG
- a CDS encoding ferritin — protein sequence MGTYEGLLQEQIRNEFTASQQYVAVAVWFDDQDLPQLAAHFYKQSLEERNHAMMMVQYLLDKDIRPHIPSVGEVESDFKTALEPLELALAQEVKVTKQIEMLARTARDENDYVGEQFMQWFLKEQVEEVAAMRTLVNVANRAGDDLFHLEDFLARETVGDAGADPTAPRAAGGTA from the coding sequence ATGGGCACATACGAGGGACTTCTGCAGGAACAGATCCGCAACGAGTTCACGGCCTCACAGCAGTACGTGGCGGTCGCTGTCTGGTTCGACGACCAGGACCTGCCGCAGCTGGCCGCGCACTTCTACAAGCAGTCACTCGAAGAGCGCAACCACGCGATGATGATGGTCCAGTACCTGCTCGACAAGGACATCCGGCCGCACATCCCGTCGGTCGGCGAGGTCGAGTCGGACTTCAAGACCGCACTCGAGCCGCTCGAACTCGCGCTGGCGCAGGAGGTCAAAGTCACCAAGCAGATCGAGATGCTCGCGCGCACGGCCCGTGACGAGAACGACTACGTCGGCGAGCAGTTCATGCAGTGGTTCCTCAAGGAGCAGGTCGAGGAGGTCGCCGCCATGCGAACGCTGGTGAACGTCGCCAACCGCGCCGGCGATGATCTCTTCCACCTCGAGGACTTCCTGGCCCGCGAGACCGTCGGCGACGCCGGCGCCGACCCCACGGCCCCCAGAGCCGCGGGCGGAACGGCCTGA
- a CDS encoding aldo/keto reductase translates to MELVGRVAVGVASYSFEPRDRAADLATIRVGIAAGTAILDTARAYAHVDVPLYGEELAAEAAQGTNVIVGTKGGHSRTGTSSWDADISDVRIRSDVETSLGVFGGEHLDLYYLHRVDLAEQPVEEGVSTLASLRDEGKVARIGLSNVSVAELERAEAVARIDAVQNRHTAMGRESADVLAWCEAHDVPFFAYSPLRSSAAAPHLTAVANARGVSVQRLQLRALLASSPVLSVVSGATRPETVLDSLAAESEPWDEDLEAAYAADLALVGPR, encoded by the coding sequence ATGGAGCTCGTTGGCCGGGTCGCCGTCGGGGTAGCAAGCTATTCGTTCGAGCCGCGTGACCGCGCGGCGGATCTCGCGACGATCCGGGTCGGCATCGCCGCCGGTACGGCGATCCTCGACACCGCGCGGGCATACGCCCACGTCGATGTGCCTCTCTACGGAGAAGAGCTGGCCGCGGAAGCCGCCCAGGGAACGAACGTGATCGTCGGGACCAAGGGAGGTCATTCGCGAACGGGCACCAGCAGCTGGGATGCCGACATCAGCGACGTCCGGATCCGGTCCGATGTCGAGACCAGCCTGGGCGTCTTCGGGGGCGAACACCTCGATCTCTATTACCTGCACAGAGTCGATCTCGCCGAACAGCCAGTGGAGGAAGGCGTTTCTACGCTCGCGTCCCTTCGCGACGAGGGGAAGGTGGCTCGGATCGGTCTGTCCAACGTCAGCGTCGCCGAGCTCGAGCGAGCTGAGGCAGTCGCGCGTATCGACGCCGTACAGAATCGTCACACTGCGATGGGACGCGAGTCGGCGGACGTGCTTGCCTGGTGCGAAGCACACGACGTGCCGTTCTTCGCGTATTCACCACTGCGATCCTCGGCCGCGGCCCCACACCTGACGGCCGTTGCCAACGCGCGTGGCGTCTCGGTGCAACGCCTGCAACTGCGGGCGCTCCTGGCTTCGTCGCCGGTGCTGTCGGTGGTCTCGGGCGCGACCCGACCCGAGACAGTTCTCGACTCTCTGGCCGCGGAGTCCGAGCCATGGGACGAAGACCTCGAGGCCGCCTATGCAGCGGACCTCGCACTCGTGGGCCCTCGGTAA
- a CDS encoding ABC transporter substrate-binding protein has translation MGTLEPEFEKIAALKPDLILDVKSSGDQSRYDTLKGIAPTIGVPQGGDAYKVSWKQQTELIAAALGKVDEGRKLIADTEDKFRQAAAQHPEFAGKTITVGAKSGQGYGAYVHGTGRLNFVERLGFRNNPTIQAKATKDFSVPVSRENLGQLNADLIVMAPIGRPAQEITDDPLYRAIPAVRAGRSIVFDDKTISSAFATDTILSTGYALDKVVPLFATALKD, from the coding sequence ATCGGCACTCTGGAACCGGAGTTCGAGAAGATCGCCGCGCTGAAACCGGACCTGATCCTGGACGTGAAGTCCAGTGGCGACCAGAGCCGGTACGACACCTTGAAGGGGATCGCGCCGACGATCGGCGTACCGCAAGGTGGTGACGCGTACAAGGTCAGCTGGAAGCAGCAGACCGAGCTGATCGCCGCCGCGCTGGGCAAGGTGGACGAGGGTCGCAAGCTGATCGCGGACACCGAGGACAAGTTCCGGCAGGCGGCGGCTCAACATCCGGAGTTCGCCGGTAAGACGATCACCGTCGGCGCCAAGTCCGGCCAGGGCTACGGCGCGTACGTGCACGGCACCGGCCGGCTCAACTTCGTCGAGCGGCTCGGCTTCCGCAACAACCCGACGATCCAGGCGAAGGCCACGAAGGACTTCTCGGTCCCGGTCTCCCGGGAGAACCTCGGACAGCTGAACGCCGACCTGATCGTGATGGCGCCGATCGGCCGACCGGCGCAGGAGATCACCGACGATCCGCTCTACCGCGCGATTCCGGCGGTCCGCGCCGGTCGTTCGATCGTCTTCGACGACAAGACCATCAGCTCGGCCTTCGCCACCGACACGATCCTCTCGACCGGCTACGCCCTCGACAAGGTTGTGCCCCTGTTCGCGACGGCGCTCAAGGACTGA
- a CDS encoding aminoglycoside phosphotransferase family protein — MDVTSEMVADLIQEQFPQWKGKAVRLVPSTGTVNAIFRIGSDLSARFPLRLVGAAEALAVLEQEAEASAELAQVSRFPVPEPVAFGQPGAGYPMPWSVQTWLPGTVAFDADPSASDAFAEDLAAFIAALRDAETRGRLFSGGGRGGVLADHDGWMAKCFEESEGLLDVPRLRKMWSYFRELPRTGADVMSHGDLIPGNVLVAGDRLSGVLDTGGFGPADPALDLVSAWHLLEPGPREVLRRALGSDDLEWERGKAWAFQQAMGVVWYYVETNPTMSRMGRRTFDRILQSME, encoded by the coding sequence GTGGACGTGACCAGCGAGATGGTTGCGGACTTGATCCAGGAACAGTTTCCGCAGTGGAAGGGCAAGGCGGTCCGGCTCGTGCCGTCGACGGGGACGGTCAACGCTATCTTTCGCATCGGGAGTGACCTGTCTGCGCGTTTCCCGCTGCGTCTGGTCGGTGCTGCTGAGGCGCTGGCGGTTCTGGAACAGGAAGCCGAGGCGAGCGCGGAGTTGGCGCAGGTGTCTCGGTTTCCCGTCCCGGAGCCCGTCGCCTTCGGACAGCCTGGAGCGGGTTACCCGATGCCGTGGTCGGTCCAGACCTGGCTGCCCGGAACGGTCGCCTTTGATGCCGATCCGAGTGCGTCGGATGCTTTTGCCGAGGACCTTGCGGCCTTCATCGCAGCCTTGCGGGACGCCGAGACGCGGGGGCGGCTTTTCAGCGGTGGAGGTCGTGGCGGCGTTCTGGCTGACCACGACGGCTGGATGGCGAAGTGCTTCGAGGAGAGTGAAGGGCTGCTCGACGTGCCGCGGCTGCGCAAGATGTGGAGCTATTTTCGGGAGTTGCCACGCACGGGTGCGGACGTGATGAGCCACGGTGACTTGATCCCTGGCAACGTACTGGTCGCGGGGGACCGGCTCAGCGGCGTACTCGACACCGGCGGCTTCGGTCCGGCCGACCCCGCGCTGGATCTGGTCAGTGCCTGGCACCTGTTGGAGCCCGGCCCGCGGGAGGTGCTCCGACGGGCGCTGGGTTCTGACGATCTGGAGTGGGAACGCGGCAAGGCGTGGGCGTTCCAACAGGCGATGGGCGTTGTCTGGTACTACGTCGAGACCAATCCGACGATGAGCAGAATGGGCCGCCGGACCTTCGACCGCATTCTGCAGTCGATGGAATGA
- a CDS encoding aldo/keto reductase, which produces MEMTLRPIGATGLQVTPICVGTSPLSNMPGLYGYEVAAEAATATITKALDGPINFLDTSNNYGAGRAETLIGEVLRRRGGVPSGFVLATKVDADAATGEFDGERVRRSVEESLSRLGVDHVELMYLHDPEAHLTFDQAMADDGPVAALAELRDQGILGHVGVAMGELDMLGQFVRTGVFEVALNHNRYTLLDRGAESLIEEACERGIAFVNAAPYGGGILAKGPEAQPKYAYRQASDAVLQAVRGMQEVCSRHDVPLQAAALQFSLRDPRIASTVVGVSDPSRIDETLAFASADIPEDVWSELASLAPTANLWGAVV; this is translated from the coding sequence ATGGAGATGACATTGCGGCCTATCGGGGCCACCGGCTTGCAGGTGACGCCGATCTGCGTCGGCACCAGCCCACTGTCCAACATGCCTGGGCTGTACGGCTACGAGGTCGCGGCCGAGGCCGCGACCGCCACGATTACCAAGGCTCTGGACGGACCGATCAACTTCCTGGACACGTCGAACAACTACGGGGCGGGAAGGGCAGAAACGCTGATCGGTGAGGTTCTGCGCCGGCGTGGCGGTGTGCCCTCAGGGTTCGTTCTTGCGACAAAAGTCGATGCGGATGCTGCGACCGGCGAGTTCGACGGCGAGCGAGTACGTCGCTCCGTCGAGGAAAGCCTGTCGAGGCTCGGTGTCGATCACGTAGAACTGATGTACCTGCACGATCCTGAGGCCCACCTGACGTTCGACCAGGCCATGGCCGACGACGGCCCGGTCGCAGCACTCGCCGAGCTGCGCGATCAGGGCATCCTCGGGCATGTCGGTGTCGCGATGGGTGAACTCGACATGCTGGGGCAGTTCGTCCGGACGGGCGTGTTCGAGGTCGCGTTGAACCACAACCGCTACACCTTGCTCGACCGCGGCGCGGAGTCGCTGATCGAGGAGGCCTGTGAGCGCGGGATCGCGTTCGTCAACGCGGCGCCGTACGGCGGTGGAATCCTTGCGAAAGGCCCCGAAGCTCAACCTAAATATGCCTACCGGCAGGCGTCGGATGCGGTACTGCAAGCGGTCCGCGGCATGCAGGAGGTCTGCTCCCGCCACGACGTACCGCTACAGGCCGCTGCACTACAGTTCTCACTCCGGGACCCGAGAATCGCCTCCACCGTCGTCGGCGTCTCCGACCCGTCCCGCATCGACGAGACGCTCGCGTTCGCCTCAGCCGACATACCCGAGGACGTCTGGTCCGAACTGGCGTCCCTGGCACCGACCGCCAATCTATGGGGTGCTGTTGTGTAA